From Pseudoalteromonas sp. Scap06:
CTGATGATAAATTTAGCTCTGCGGACACACTAAATGAGTTCGCTGTGCTGGTTACTGCAGTTCCACCTATAGTAAAGCCACTTTGATCAGTGCCTGTGATATCAATACCATCAACATCTGTGGCTTTAAAAGCAATCTCTTCAGTTGCAGGGTCGTAAATGGCATCATAACCTGCTTGTTGCATGTCATTTGTTAATCGCTCCATCTCACCACCATAATTGCCTAAGTCAAATGACTTCTCAACTAAGCCATTTTTCTTAATTTCAATCACACCTTTACTGTCCGATGTGATCCCAGCAAAAGTGGTATCAATTTTAGCCTCTGCAACCACACCGGCGCCTGACTTGTTGATAGTATCTGCAATAACAGCCGCACCAGAACCACCAGCAATAACAATATCTGTACCGTTAATATTAACCGTGTCCGCACTTGTACCATGATTTGTTGCTAAGTTAACAGTTTGTACATCGCCAAGCTTAGTATTTGCATCTGCGGCGTTGCCAGGTCCTTTAATTTCATGCGCACCAATTGAGTCTGCTGCTACATTACGTAAGCTTACATTAATGGTTTCATTCGCATTTGCACCTACTTGGAATTGTTTTGTACCAAATGTACCGTCAAGTAAGCTGGTTCCACCAAATTTGGTAGTGTCTGCAATTCGAGTAAGCTCTTGTTGCAGGGCTGCTACTTCTTTTTGCAGTGATGCACGGTCAACTGCACTGTTTGACCCATTGGCTGATTGCAGTGATAAGTCACGCATACGTTGTAAAATGTTTGCTGACTCTTGCATCGCACCTTCAGCAGTTTGCGCCATAGAAATACCATCATTGGCATTACGCTGAGCAACCGTTAGGCCATTAACCTGAGACGTTAGTCGGTTGGCAATTTGTAAACCTGCAGCATCGTCTTTTGCGCTATTAATACGCAAACCAGATGATAGTCTCTGCATTGAAGTTTCAAGTGCCATGCT
This genomic window contains:
- a CDS encoding flagellin; translation: MALSVNTNVASLNGQRNLSKSSMALETSMQRLSSGLRINSAKDDAAGLQIANRLTSQVNGLTVAQRNANDGISMAQTAEGAMQESANILQRMRDLSLQSANGSNSAVDRASLQKEVAALQQELTRIADTTKFGGTSLLDGTFGTKQFQVGANANETINVSLRNVAADSIGAHEIKGPGNAADANTKLGDVQTVNLATNHGTSADTVNINGTDIVIAGGSGAAVIADTINKSGAGVVAEAKIDTTFAGITSDSKGVIEIKKNGLVEKSFDLGNYGGEMERLTNDMQQAGYDAIYDPATEEIAFKATDVDGIDITGTDQSGFTIGGTAVTSTANSFSVSAELNLSSANKIGISGTTANELFGTGAAAIQSSGGTSSLTSIESVDISGATSDGAQDAIKAIDAALAQIDAQRADLGAVQNRFGFTIANLANVSENVSASRSRIQDTDYALETATLTKNQIMQQAGTTILSQANQLPQAALSLLGG